The Arachis hypogaea cultivar Tifrunner chromosome 14, arahy.Tifrunner.gnm2.J5K5, whole genome shotgun sequence DNA window CGACGGAATTGACTTTAGCTTTGATGCTAgcttgttttgaaaaagcacaagtaTTTGACTTGGCTATGTCTTAGGGAGGCTCTTCTTACGGCAAGTTTTTACTTTAGAAGATGGATGTCATCATCGGATAAGTGTTCAAGATgcctttctagccaggaatcgatTTTACATTATATTTGGGATTGTCTAAAAGCTCAGCTTGTATGACAcaggttggatatttcttgtcatcttCTAAACTTAAACTGGTtattgtatcatagcagagagcatccgttcagGTTCTTTTcgagactttggtggatatgCCAAGTAAaaaataatgacatctttaatccttATAAAATTTGGcctccaaaaaaacaaaaaagtgatttgtctaaTATTAGCTTTAGAAAATGAACTTATGAGTGTTTTTGAATTACAACATATGTCCCTCCTCTTTATTCTAAGTGGTTCTTGGAATTCTCTATCTATgagtgttttcaaaatcaattgtGATACTAGTTATTCTAGTTGTGGTGATaatgttggttttgcttgtattATTAGATATTGTAATCGGAGTTGGTAAATGGTGTATTTGAGAATGATCGAGTGTAATagtatttttcaagaaaaattatttgctATTTAAATAGGATATCTCTTAgtttgggatgtgggtcaacgagatgttatttgtgagacggattgtgtggaaacatttaatattgttaataatcactaagatgaattaaaatttattaataaaaactgaaaaaagttaaaaaaattgtttGCTTAACCataagaaaaatatacaaaagataTGTCCATAAAATTGTACAAATATCATTTTTCTAATTTGACAAAACTAACATCAGAAGCAAGCCACCTATTTTTCTTCCCTTCATCTATTGATAATTTCCCCCTTGCAATGTGTTAACCCCCATCaatattttgcattggggaaaaTACATTTGCTTGCAAGGGGCTGTAGTGTTTATAATCATCTAATCATAAGATGACAAATTGAACAAAATTACATAACAAATGCTCTCACAAGTCACAATGCCAGATAGGCATGTATTAGTTATCACACAAGGTAGTACTCAGATAGAAAAGCAGCTCCAATGATAATTGCCAAGAACAACAAGCATACAATATCTGCCATTCCAAAAGATGATTCTGCCAAGAAGTAGAGTTTATGATCACCACTGTCCCCTTTAAAACCTCTGACTATCATAGCCTACAATAGTTATGTTGAACTGTCAGAAGAAGAGCTATGAATATGAAGGGAATTTAAAGTTTATAACATGCAAGGCCAATTTAATTCATGTAACCTATTTTCAAAACCTGAAGTGCTAAAAGAAATCAACATAGAAGGTTCACAATATGCCAAAAATACAAGAGTGAATTTCAAACTTTTCTACTTTCAACACATCAGAATTGAAAGCAATATTTTAAGCATGGGTCCGCAAAACCTTCATATAAATGATATAATTGATGAAATTAAAACGAAGTTATCCGATTATTCGACTTTTTCTAGAATGAAGCTGAAGGTTGAAGCACTAGTAAGACTAGATAACGTGAAGAAAACAGGAGGGGAACATCAAAGAGGCTAACCTGAGAAATTTGTTCTGCATggctgaaaatatttttgaagattCGCCGGAAGTAGTTAAAGAAGACTGCAGAGGCAtataaggaaaaataaaataagtgtcATGAcaactgaagaaaaaaaaaatctttccccAAGTAATATTCTGATTGAACTGTACACTAAAACATTATTCTTTTGGAATTCTGAGTCAGTTATACATGCATTTGTTACTGGTTTATAGAATGGAAAGGCCATTGATAGCAACAAAAAAtcacaaattttcaacaaaaagcTTTTGAAGACATTATGACCTAATTATCGATCAGCATCATCAGTAACAGATTATTATACATGTCACAACAACTCTAAGTCGCCTACGAGCcaaatattgatttcttaatgcattattaatattaatatagcaACATATTGGGTGCTATGCAATTGGAAACTAAATAAGACGTtatcaacaaaaaaatatttttatataaccaTATAAAGTAAATATGGGAGTTGTCCAAAACAAATGTGAAGCCTAGATATTCTAAACACGATTTATGCACAATCAACTAATTTGTTGGAAAGAAAACAAGAGAATATAGAACAAAACAATAATTTTCTGTCAATCCCTGTAAACAGAAGAAAGAGCTAATAACATTACTTACTATCAATTGTCTCCATAGTACTCAATTGTTTCCAATTTACCCTGCGAGATACAATCCCTAAAGCAATGTTTCGAACCTGCAATAACATAATATGGGTATTTTACTTCCTTTTCCTGTGTAAGAGAACTTTTATTGTTGTGGCATTAACTATTTCATTCATGCATTCCACCCACATGCACTAATTATGTTATGCAATTTAAGTAGTATCAGATCAGTACATAAAATAAGTTGATTACAAGGTAGTAGCAATGTAGATGCATTAAAAGAATCCTAGCATCAACCTAGATCTCTTTCCATGTCAGTCTGGTACACTAATTGAAATTCATACGTGATAGAACCCTATAAAACCATCAGGACCGTCACTAACCTGCCCTCCTCCGAATTACTTCATTTATTCCCTTTGCAAATCTAATAATCCAATCATtcataaaattgaaaattttcgaTTCTTGCTTGCCTTTACCTCTAAGGCTCAAAATTATTAAACCAGGAATATCATTTACAACACTGTTTGCATTCCCATAATCCATATATTTGACTCTTTATCTACCTTTAGCTTTTGAATGAACTCCATCCTGTTAAGAAAAAGGCCATTGAGCCTATTTTTTATCCACTTCTTCACAATTCACCTTAAACTAAATGAAACATCCAAAACCATAATTTAATTCAAAAGGACAGTGTTGGGATAGTTATTATATCCTTCAGAATAGTGCTGACATTGTTTCTAACATGTCATTCTCACTAATCTCGCCAGTAAAAATAATCACCAAGTAGAGAGAAGTGTCAAACTATCAGTTAACTCCAGCAAAAGCAGTCTGTCAGTACCCAACATTTGTCAAGCCCAAAATTTCccttaatttctttctttttttctgctagtaatttcatgattttattttttcgcAAGTTTTTGTAGTCATACAAGGTAAATATCAAACAACCAATTACGTGCTATCAATAAAAGCAGAAAGTAAGATGAGAAAAGAAACTAAGATTATCAATATCAGAGATAACTATGGAAGTTAAAACCCCCTTAGCCTTCTTACCTCATCAAAAACTAGACTGATGAATCTCAATGACAGTAAAAGGGTAAGCACAATTTCTGACACAGAGACACCTATATATTTCAGAGGGAGCAAAAACCATCGCAATGCAAATGCTAGTTGTTCAGGGGTCGTAGTTGTGAGGCAGAGACTAGCACTTTGAAATACCTTCAAAAGAAATGCAGAACCAAATTCTCGAAAATCAGAATCATCGAAGTGTTCCGTTGTTTCACAATGCTTTGACGGCAAGAATTCTGTTAGATGTCCAACACAAAAGGCAGAAAGCAACTTACCATAAAAGTCAAACAGGCAGCAGTGCTTGCTATGGATAAGCCTTTCCTTGTAAAGGTTAATGGACCTAACTTGGTGATTACATACGAATAACCTGTCAATGATACAGGAAGATTAGGAAGCCCCATCAATGCAGGTGTTGGAGTTCTCAACTGAACAAGTGGGGGCACACCATCTGCACCTAGCCCTAATGTTATGAATAACAATCCTGATAGCAAATAAACTCTCCCCAATTGATCCTACAGATAGAAATTAGCAAGAAACTCCCAAATCAACACATCATAGCAGGATGAAAAAATGAAGGCATATACAAAGTCTACTTCCAAGTATCTTTCAGTTAACAAAATGGAAAATCCAACCTCTATATGAATATTTCTTCTGCGCATCATTTTATTCAATCAGTCAGAACTCGGAAGAAAAAATCTAACAAGAAAACTTACAAGCTAGCTCTATTCATAAATAAGCATCCAAAAACAATAACACTATATGTACTAGAAGATGAACGCCAAAAATGGCCATTGCTGGAATAATTTTATTTACTCCAAAGATAATGAAGCAAACTAAAAAATCCATCTATAAATGAACATAACTCCACCAGTCAAGGATTACTCACCATCCAAACTTCTCTTGGCAGAACCCAAACTGAAATCAGAGTCAAGTATGC harbors:
- the LOC112741135 gene encoding protein ABCI12, chloroplastic produces the protein MHYENWGIPRIELGTSRTQSENHTTRPNAHLMFIALFNFSLASNHAAKKQVYYWRSVESVPFPLENQSQPLTHSVMFMYSNHATATFYFPSTFFPLPTTIASIPKTFLPTLSSPKPLFSLRTPTPIPIRAAASSNSADNTGNANWTKWVPAGSLAADKVLRLIAGATASPIGQFVSSPTTFLHSIDPRVKLVWLLALVILPARSHIIMRFGLVAYLTLISVWVLPREVWMDQLGRVYLLSGLLFITLGLGADGVPPLVQLRTPTPALMGLPNLPVSLTGYSYVITKLGPLTFTRKGLSIASTAACLTFMVFQSASLCLTTTTPEQLAFALRWFLLPLKYIGVSVSEIVLTLLLSLRFISLVFDEVRNIALGIVSRRVNWKQLSTMETIDIFFNYFRRIFKNIFSHAEQISQAMIVRGFKGDSGDHKLYFLAESSFGMADIVCLLFLAIIIGAAFLSEYYLV